ATCGAGACGGTCGAGGCGCAGACCCAGTCTGCCCAGGCCAGCTCCTCACAGACGATGCCGTAGCTGGTGTAGTCCAGGCCGGCCCCGCCGTACTCTGGCGGGATCATGCAGCCGAGGTAGCCGAGCCGCCCGACCTCCCGAACCAGCTCACGGGGGTAGCGGCCGGCCCGTTCGAGTGCGTCCACCTGCGGCGCGATCTCCGCCCGGGCGAACTCGCGGACGGCCCGCCGCAGCGCCCGCTGCTCCGCCGTGAGCCCGATCTCCGACCGGTCGATCGCGGTCAGATCGTCCATGACGTGACCTCCTGTCGGGCATCGCCGCCCGATGTCCTGCTCCGTGTGTCGCCACGTGCCCGCTCTGACGAACCTGTCGCCACACTCTTGACAGCGTGTGCCTTGAAAGGTAGCGTACCCGTCACTCGCGGATCGCGCACTCGGGCGCCGACGCCTGCACCCCAGACAGACGCCGATATCGTGGAGGAGGATGACCTTCCGTGCGCCGACTACTGACGCTCGTCATGCTCGCATCACTGCTCCTGGCAGCGTGCCAGGGCGGCGGGACGGCAGCCCCCACCGCCGCGCCCGCCAAGCCAGCCGCCACGACGGCCCCGGCCGCTGCATCTCCAGCCGCCGCTGCATCTCCAGCCGCCGCTGCGTCGCCGGCCGCCGCTGCATCGCCGGCCGCGGCAGCGGCATCCCCGGCGGCGGTCTCAGCCTCGCCGGCCTCGCCAGCCTCGGCCTCGCCGGCGGCGTCCCCGGCCGCCGCTGCTGCTGCCGCGGCGCCCGCTGCCGCCAAACCGGTCGCCGCGATGGACCCTGGCGCCTGCACCCCGGCCAACGCCAACAAGCCGCGTCCGACCGGCAAGGCCCGCCTGGTCATCGGGACGGGCGGCACCGGCGGCGTCTTCTTCCCGTACGGCGGCGGGCTGGCCCGCATCATCACCGCCAAACTGCCGAACGCCGAGATGACCGCCGAGGTCACGGGCGGCTCGGTCGACAACATGAAGCTGATCCACGCCGGCGAGGCCGACGTGGGCATGTCGACGGCGGACTCGGCCTACGATGCCATCATGGGCACGGGCGCCTACAAGGACACCGGCAAGATCCAGGCGTGCACCATCGCCAACCTCTATGTCAGCTTCATCCACGTCGTGGCGCTCGACGGCGTCGGCATCAACACCGTCGAGGACATGAAGGGCAAGCGGATCTCGGTTGGCTCGGCCGGCAGCTCGACGGAGGGCGCGGCCGACCGCATCCTGGAGGCGGCCGGGCTCGATCCGCGCAAGGACATCACCCGCGACGCCCTGAGCGTGGCCGAGTCGGTCTCGGCCATGAAGGACCGCAAGATCGACGCGTTCTTCTGGATCGGCGGGCTGCCGACGGCCGCCGTCACCGATCTGGTGACCACGCCAAACCTCAAGGTCAAGTTCATCAAGGCCGACCAGTACATCCCGAAGCTGACCGAGCAGTACGGTCCCCAGTACGCCAGCTTCCTGCTGCCCAGGGCGACCTACGCCGGCCTTGACGCCGACGTGCCGGGCATCGGCATCGGGAACATCCTGTTCGTCAACGCCAGCATGAACCAGGATCAGGTCGGCGACCTGCTGAAGACGATCTTCGACAACCTCACCGAGGTTCAGCAGATTCACCCCGAGGCGCGCTCACTCAAGCTGGAGACGGCCGCCACCGGCTCCTCGATCCCGTACCACCCCGGCGCGATCAAGTTCTTCCAGGAGAAGGGCGTCTGGAGGCCGTGACGTGACAGGGCAGCCGGCCAGCAGGTCGGGGGCATCCGATGACGCCTCCCGCCAGGATGCGCAGGCGCTCCTCGGGAGTGAGACCCCGCTCACCGAGGAGCAGCTTGCCGAGATCATCGAGCAGTTCGAGTCCGAATCGTCGACCCGCTCGGTGAGCGGCCCCTGGCGCTGGATCGCCGCGATCCTGGCCGGCAGCATCTCGGTCTACGGGCTGTACTGGACGCAGTACAGCATCTCCACCCACGTCTACCGCGCCACCTTCCTCCTGCTGATCCTGGCGCTCTCGTTCCTGGTCTACCCGTTGCGCGGCCGGCGTAGCTGGCTGGAGTTCGGCGGGATCGTCCTGCTCGGGGCGATCCTCGTCGGGCTGTACTGGCCGGTGCCGCAGGCCGCCGCGCGCGCTCGCTTCCTGGACGAGCTGCTCTCGCCCACCGCCCTCGGCATGACGGCCGTCATCCTGGCCGGGGTCATCGGCTACGCGCTCAAGACCCGCCGGCAGGCCACCGTCCCCTGGTACGACGTGCTGCTGGCGATCCTGTCGGTCATCAGCCTGGCCTACCTGATCGTGAACTACGAGGCGGCGCTCCAGCGGATCGTCAACCCCACCATCACCGAGGTGGTGATGGGCATCCTGATGATCCTGCTGGTGTTGGAGTCCACCCGCCGCTCGACGGGCTGGCCGCTGCCGATCACCGCCGTCCTCTTCCTGATCTACGCCTACCTCGGGCCGTACATGCCGGAGCCGCTCGACCATCGCGGCTACCCGGTCCACCGGATCGTCGGGCAGAACTACCTGACGCTGGAAGGCGTGTTCGGCGTGCCGCTGGACGTGGCGGCCACCTTCATCATCCTGTTCACGATCTACGGCGCGGTGCTGGAGTACAGCGGCGCCGGCAAGTTCTTCCTGGACTGGTCGTTCGCGGCGCTCGGGCGCTCGCGGAGCGGGGCCGGCGCTGGCCGCACGGCCACGGCGGCCGGGTTCCTGCTGGGGACCGTCTCCGGCAGCGGCGTGGCGACGACGGTCACCCTCGGCTCGCTGGCCTGGCCGATGCTCCGCAAGGCCGGCTACGACCGTGACACGGCCGGCGGCATCCTGGCGGCGTCCGGCCTCGGCGCGATCCTCTCGCCGCCCACGCTCGGGGCAGCGGCGTTCCTGATCGCCGAGTACCTGGACATCTCCTACCTTGACGTCCTGGTCATGGCCTCGATCCCGACGGTCCTCTACTACCTGTCGTGCATGCTGATGATCGAGGCCGACTCGCGTCGGCTCAACACGCAGGCCGTCGACATCGAGACGCCGCCGCTGCTCGAACTGACGGCGAAGTTCGGTTACCACTTCTCGTCGCTCTTCGCCGTGGCGATCCTGATGGCCGTCGGGCTGTCGCCGTTCATGGCGGTGTTCTGGTCCATCGCCATCGCCTTCGCGCTGAGCTTCCTGCGCCCAGAGACGCGCCTGACCTCGGTGGGCGCGCTGCTGATCGGCGCGGTCGCGGCCGTCGTACTGCTGGCGCTCGGCTCGGAGCTGAGCCGGGCAGCCTTCTGGGGCATGATGCTGACGGCGGCCCTCGCCGGTGCGGTCACCGCGCTGCGGGCGCTCGGCGTCTCGCTGGCGCTGCCGGGCCTCGCCAACGATCCGGAGGCTGACCGACGCTTCCTGCACGCGCTGGAGTCGGGCGGGCGCGGGGCGCTCTCGGTGGCGGCCACCACGGCCACGGCCGGCGTGATCGTCTCGGTGGTGACGCTCACGGGCCTGGGACTGAAGATCAGCGGCGTGATCGTCAACCTGTCCGGCGGCGTCCCGCTGTTGACGGTGACCTACGCAGCGGTGGCCGTCTGGATCCTCGGGCTGGCGGTCCCCGTGACGGCCTCATACATCATCGCGGCGGTGATGATCGTGCCGGCCCTGCGCGACATCGGCGTGCCGGAGCCGGCGGCGCACATGTTCATCTTCTACTACGCCGTCCTCTCGGACGTGTCGCCGCCGACAGCCCTCTCGCCGTTCGCGGCCTCGGCCATCACCGGCGGCAACCCGTTCCGCACGATGATGCTCTCCTGGAAGTACTGCATGCCGGCCTTCCTGGTGCCGTTCATGTTCACGCTGAACGCCGAGGGCGCGACCCTGCTGCTGCTGGGCGATGGCAAGGTGCTCTCGGCGGACGTGCTGACGACTATCTGGACGTTCGGGACGGCCTGCATCGCGGTGGCGGCGCTGGCCGTGACGTTCGGCGGCTGGATGATCCGCCGGGCCGAGATGCCCGAGCGGATCATCATGGGGCTGGCCGGGCTGGCCCTGCTCTACGCCAACCCCTGGTCAGACATCGCCGGGGTGGCGCTGTTGGCGGCTGGAGCCGGCGTCCACCTGCTGCGCGTCCGCTCGGCGGGCGCGCTGGCAGTAGGGTAGACGGGGAGGCCCTCACCCCCGACCCCTCTCCCTGTGCGCGGGAGAGGGGTGGCGAGGGCCTTTCGCCCACCTACCCGGCCGTCGCGCTCAGCATTCGCAAGTCGTCTTCCTCGATCTCGGCCTCAGTCTGGTCACGGGAAGTCGTCGCGGCGGCCAGGATCGCCTTGTCGGCGCTCCAGTGGATGCGGTCCTCGCCCAGGTAGGCCAGCACGCCAGACCGCTCAAGCTCGTCGCGGACGGACGGCTGAAGCCCGGCCAGTTGCACGTCGCCACCACCGTGGCGCTGCCGCTCGATGACCTCGCGGATCGCCTCGACACCCATGTGGTCGATAGTCGGCATGCCGCGCAGCGAGAGGATCAGGTGGTCTGACGAGGCCACGCCCTCGATGGCGTCCAGGAACGCCGAGACGCTGGCGAAGAAGAGCGGTCCGGTCACGTACACCACGCGGGTGCCGGTGTGATCGTGGTCTGAAGGGTCGACCGGGTAGTCCACCAGCCGCTCGACGTCGACCGGCTGATGTGAGACGACGATGGCACTGGCCTGCCGCAGGAACAGCACGGCCGAGACGCCGATGCCGAGGATGATCGCCTGAGTCAGATCGAGCACAACCGTCGCCAGCAGCGTCACCACCATCGCGGCGAGTGCGTGCCACAGCCGACGATGGACGAAGAAGCGAATCGCCTCCCACTCGTTCATCCGCACAGCCGTGACCACCAGCACGCCGCCGAGCGCCGCCAGCGGGATCTCGGCGATCAGCGGGGCGGCCACCAGCGCCGAGACCAGCAGCGCGACGCTGTGGATGATGCTCACCATGCGGGTGCGCCCGCCGCTCTTGATGCCGACACTCGTCCTGGCGATAGCCGCCGTGGACGGCACGCCACCGAAGAACGGGATGACGATGTTCCCGAGCGCCTGCGCGTACAGCTCGATGCGGTTGTCCATCCGGATGCCCGTCATGTTGCCGGCCACGGCCCCGCACAGCAGCGATTCGACGGCGCCGAGAATCGCGATGGAGACGGCGGCCGTCGTCACGTCGAGCATCATGCCCGGCGTGAGCAAGTCAGGCGTCAGCCGGTGGTCGAGCAGGATCGTGCGGGGGATCTCGCCGATGATCGGCACGGTCCAGCCGAGCGCCTGCGCCAGCACCGTCGCCAGCGCGATACCCACCAGCGAGGCCGGCAGACGCGGGAACAGCTTCGGCAGGATCACCATCGACGCGGCCACCACGCCGGCCAGCGTCACGGTCCGGATGTCCGGGTGCAGCCCGTGCACGACGTAGCCGGCCAGGATCGCCGTGACGCCCTCGCTGCCGCCCTCAGCCGTGCCGAACACGTTCGGGAACTGGCCGACGCCGATGATGACGGCGATCCCCGAGGTGAACCCGACGATGACCGGCGACGGAATGAACGAGATGATCCGTCCAAGCTTGAAGATCGCCATCAGGAGGATCAGGATGCCGGCCATGACCCCCGCGACCCAGACGCCCGGCATCCCGTGCTTCGCAGCGATGACCAGCAGGACGGCGGACATCGCGCCGGTCGGGCCAGAGATCTGGTAGGGGCCGCCACCAAGGCCGCCGATCAGCAGGCCGGCCAGGATCGCCGTCACCAGGCCGGAGGCCGCGTCCGCCCCCGAGACCACGCCGAACGCCAGCGCCAACGGCAACGCCACGGCGGCCACGGTGAGCCCGGCAATCAGGTCCGCCTGAAAGATACCCGCGTTGTAACCCTTGAACTCGCGACGCAGCAGGCCGAGCAGCCCGGGCTCCCGCTGCGTCGCGGACAGTATGGCGTCGCTCACTCTGCCCCCCGCGCCAGCCGGGCGGCCGTCTCATCCTCGTCGAGGCTGGCGCGAAGCTCGGCAAGATTGCTGACGAACAACTCCCGTCCCGCGTCGAGGATCTGCCAGACCTGGGGATCGCGCACGCGGTAGTAGACGTTGCTGCCGACCTTGCGGGTCTGGACGATGCGCCGAGCGCGGAGCACCGCCAGTTGCTGGGAGACGACCGACGCCTCGACGTCGAGGCTGGCCTGGAGGTCCGACACGCTGGACTCCCCCTCGCGGAGCAGCTCCAGAATGCGGATCCGCGTGGGGTGGCCGAGCGCCTTGAAAAGCTCGGCCTTGTACACCCGAAGCGCCTCGCTCATAGAGACACCTCCGCATCTATGAAAATCTAGAGATGATCATAGGCACGGATCGGCGAGGCCGCAATGCGAAAGAAAGTGCGGGTTCTTGACTGCAGGCAACGCCATCCCTGCAATCAAAACCCGCCACAAGCCACGGGCCGATGCCGTGCAAAGAGGACGCCATCCGCACCGCGAGCGTCGGCGAGTCGGACCGTCGCCATGCGGGTCCACTCGCTGACGCTCGTGGTACGGGAGCGCCGCGGGCGCCAGATTGAGCGGCGTTGCGAGCTACGGGCTGCCGGTCACTCCCAGTTCAGCCAGCGGCTGACCGTCCCGCCGAACAGGTCCGCGCGCTCGCTGGCCGACAGGCCCGGCACGGCGACCTCCACGAAGTCGCGCAGCTTCGTGTAGGTGACCGCCTCCCCGAGCCGGCCCCGCGCCGCCGTGTAATCCGTGGCCCAGGCCAGCCGGGCCGTCCCGAACAGCTCGAACACGCGGCGGACCGAGTCGTGGAGGTCGGCGTACGGGTAGTCCTCGTTCGAGGACATCGGCAGCGACGAGATCGTCACCGCCACGTTGGCGTGCGGAACCAGCGAGGCCAGCTTGTCGATGTGCGCCGCCAGCAGCTCCGGGCTGCGCTCGCCGCCCAGCGACAGGTGGTTCGCGACGATCCGC
Above is a genomic segment from Chloroflexota bacterium containing:
- a CDS encoding winged helix-turn-helix transcriptional regulator, which gives rise to MSEALRVYKAELFKALGHPTRIRILELLREGESSVSDLQASLDVEASVVSQQLAVLRARRIVQTRKVGSNVYYRVRDPQVWQILDAGRELFVSNLAELRASLDEDETAARLARGAE
- a CDS encoding TRAP transporter fused permease subunit translates to MIEQFESESSTRSVSGPWRWIAAILAGSISVYGLYWTQYSISTHVYRATFLLLILALSFLVYPLRGRRSWLEFGGIVLLGAILVGLYWPVPQAAARARFLDELLSPTALGMTAVILAGVIGYALKTRRQATVPWYDVLLAILSVISLAYLIVNYEAALQRIVNPTITEVVMGILMILLVLESTRRSTGWPLPITAVLFLIYAYLGPYMPEPLDHRGYPVHRIVGQNYLTLEGVFGVPLDVAATFIILFTIYGAVLEYSGAGKFFLDWSFAALGRSRSGAGAGRTATAAGFLLGTVSGSGVATTVTLGSLAWPMLRKAGYDRDTAGGILAASGLGAILSPPTLGAAAFLIAEYLDISYLDVLVMASIPTVLYYLSCMLMIEADSRRLNTQAVDIETPPLLELTAKFGYHFSSLFAVAILMAVGLSPFMAVFWSIAIAFALSFLRPETRLTSVGALLIGAVAAVVLLALGSELSRAAFWGMMLTAALAGAVTALRALGVSLALPGLANDPEADRRFLHALESGGRGALSVAATTATAGVIVSVVTLTGLGLKISGVIVNLSGGVPLLTVTYAAVAVWILGLAVPVTASYIIAAVMIVPALRDIGVPEPAAHMFIFYYAVLSDVSPPTALSPFAASAITGGNPFRTMMLSWKYCMPAFLVPFMFTLNAEGATLLLLGDGKVLSADVLTTIWTFGTACIAVAALAVTFGGWMIRRAEMPERIIMGLAGLALLYANPWSDIAGVALLAAGAGVHLLRVRSAGALAVG
- a CDS encoding SulP family inorganic anion transporter, yielding MLGLLRREFKGYNAGIFQADLIAGLTVAAVALPLALAFGVVSGADAASGLVTAILAGLLIGGLGGGPYQISGPTGAMSAVLLVIAAKHGMPGVWVAGVMAGILILLMAIFKLGRIISFIPSPVIVGFTSGIAVIIGVGQFPNVFGTAEGGSEGVTAILAGYVVHGLHPDIRTVTLAGVVAASMVILPKLFPRLPASLVGIALATVLAQALGWTVPIIGEIPRTILLDHRLTPDLLTPGMMLDVTTAAVSIAILGAVESLLCGAVAGNMTGIRMDNRIELYAQALGNIVIPFFGGVPSTAAIARTSVGIKSGGRTRMVSIIHSVALLVSALVAAPLIAEIPLAALGGVLVVTAVRMNEWEAIRFFVHRRLWHALAAMVVTLLATVVLDLTQAIILGIGVSAVLFLRQASAIVVSHQPVDVERLVDYPVDPSDHDHTGTRVVYVTGPLFFASVSAFLDAIEGVASSDHLILSLRGMPTIDHMGVEAIREVIERQRHGGGDVQLAGLQPSVRDELERSGVLAYLGEDRIHWSADKAILAAATTSRDQTEAEIEEDDLRMLSATAG
- a CDS encoding TAXI family TRAP transporter solute-binding subunit, translated to MLASLLLAACQGGGTAAPTAAPAKPAATTAPAAASPAAAASPAAAASPAAAASPAAAAASPAAVSASPASPASASPAASPAAAAAAAAPAAAKPVAAMDPGACTPANANKPRPTGKARLVIGTGGTGGVFFPYGGGLARIITAKLPNAEMTAEVTGGSVDNMKLIHAGEADVGMSTADSAYDAIMGTGAYKDTGKIQACTIANLYVSFIHVVALDGVGINTVEDMKGKRISVGSAGSSTEGAADRILEAAGLDPRKDITRDALSVAESVSAMKDRKIDAFFWIGGLPTAAVTDLVTTPNLKVKFIKADQYIPKLTEQYGPQYASFLLPRATYAGLDADVPGIGIGNILFVNASMNQDQVGDLLKTIFDNLTEVQQIHPEARSLKLETAATGSSIPYHPGAIKFFQEKGVWRP